Proteins encoded within one genomic window of Couchioplanes caeruleus:
- a CDS encoding RidA family protein, producing MPKRAIMTDRAAPVGGPYSHAVAAGDTIYLAGAIPALPDGTRVTGGFAEQAHAAFRNLAAAAQAAGAGLDQAVRVGVYLRDFRDFGEMNEIYRQYVKGDALPVRTTVPVPLVGFDIELDAILYTGP from the coding sequence ATGCCGAAGCGCGCGATCATGACCGATCGGGCAGCCCCGGTGGGCGGCCCGTACTCGCACGCGGTGGCCGCCGGCGACACGATCTATCTGGCCGGCGCGATCCCCGCGCTGCCGGACGGCACCCGGGTGACGGGCGGCTTCGCGGAGCAGGCACACGCGGCCTTCCGCAACCTGGCGGCGGCCGCGCAAGCGGCGGGCGCGGGCCTCGACCAGGCCGTCCGCGTCGGGGTCTACCTGCGCGACTTCCGCGACTTCGGGGAGATGAACGAGATCTATCGGCAGTACGTCAAGGGCGATGCCCTGCCGGTGCGCACCACCGTGCCGGTCCCGCTGGTCGGCTTCGACATCGAGCTCGACGCGATCCTCTACACCGGCCCCTGA
- a CDS encoding amidohydrolase family protein: MIHDLVLTGGEVFGHGRADVAVHAGRIAAVGSGLTGVAVHDVPGRLVTPGLVDLHTHVGPGYWGIDPGPIAWYTGVTTWVDAGSAGAFTLAGLRRTVASLDVRVPALLNISAAGLAGRTGECRDLATCDADLAADTVRAHRDLTRGIKVRIDRETVGANGVAPLRRGLAAAEACGVPVMVHIGAAPPPLDEVLELLRPGDIVTHCASGIASPLGPAVREAYGRGVLLDIGHGSGGFAFDVAEAQLAAGLTPHSISTDLHARSVHGPAFDLPTTMAKLLAVGLPLADVIAAATERPARALGLDAGTLTPGAPADIAVFRLEEGPFEVTDAHRQVRRAPLRLVNEATYAGGRLLPPRLPAPPPPWIPLTPAQRAALARRDHDVRALLATPLVGVDGLAEQFPRQPTRRT; the protein is encoded by the coding sequence GTGATCCACGACCTGGTGCTGACCGGCGGCGAGGTGTTCGGCCACGGCCGGGCCGACGTCGCCGTCCACGCCGGACGGATCGCCGCGGTCGGCTCGGGCCTGACCGGCGTCGCGGTGCACGACGTCCCGGGCCGCCTCGTGACGCCGGGACTCGTCGATCTGCACACCCACGTCGGCCCCGGCTACTGGGGCATCGACCCCGGCCCGATCGCCTGGTACACCGGCGTCACCACGTGGGTCGACGCCGGGTCCGCGGGGGCGTTCACGCTCGCCGGGCTGCGCCGTACGGTGGCGTCGCTCGACGTGCGCGTGCCCGCCCTGCTGAACATCTCGGCGGCCGGGCTCGCCGGACGCACCGGGGAGTGCCGCGACCTCGCCACCTGCGATGCGGACCTGGCGGCCGACACCGTACGCGCCCATCGCGACCTGACCCGCGGCATCAAGGTCCGCATCGACCGCGAGACGGTCGGCGCGAACGGCGTCGCACCGCTGCGCCGCGGGCTGGCCGCCGCCGAGGCGTGCGGCGTGCCGGTCATGGTCCACATCGGCGCGGCGCCGCCGCCGCTCGACGAGGTGCTCGAGCTGCTGCGCCCCGGGGACATCGTCACGCACTGCGCCAGCGGCATCGCGTCGCCGCTCGGGCCGGCCGTGCGGGAGGCGTACGGGCGCGGGGTGCTGCTCGACATCGGGCACGGCTCGGGCGGGTTCGCCTTCGACGTCGCCGAGGCGCAGTTGGCGGCGGGGCTGACGCCGCACTCGATATCGACGGACCTGCATGCCCGCTCGGTGCACGGACCGGCCTTCGATCTGCCCACGACGATGGCGAAGCTGCTCGCGGTCGGCCTGCCGCTGGCCGACGTCATCGCCGCGGCGACCGAGCGTCCGGCCCGCGCCCTCGGCCTGGACGCCGGCACGCTCACGCCCGGCGCTCCGGCGGACATCGCGGTGTTCCGGCTCGAAGAGGGGCCGTTCGAGGTGACCGACGCACACCGTCAGGTCCGCCGGGCGCCGCTGCGGCTGGTCAACGAGGCCACGTACGCCGGTGGCCGGCTGTTGCCCCCGCGCCTGCCGGCACCGCCGCCGCCGTGGATCCCGCTCACCCCCGCCCAACGCGCCGCCCTGGCCCGGCGCGACCACGACGTCCGCGCTCTGCTGGCGACGCCCCTGGTGGGCGTGGACGGTCTGGCCGAACAGTTTCCCCGACAGCCGACAAGGAGAACCTGA
- a CDS encoding cyanophycinase, translating into MAARLLIIGGAERHGSSGSAILRRFVELARGPAADIVVVATASGEPDVLEAEYAGLFTRLGAGQARGLRITTRAQANDPETVHALSTATGVFFTGGDQARITTVIGGTRTDSALQTLVRDGTIVLGGTSAGAAMMAGTMIHGGVAPGITRDGVRTGPGLEFLSGVVIDMHFAERGRLNRLLSAVALYPHELGLGIDEDTAILADGDRFEVLGSGTVTVVDAGAATDIHVPASGPIALAGARLHVLPAGSRFELSSRRPSIVDAADRERGSVR; encoded by the coding sequence GTGGCGGCCCGGTTGCTGATCATCGGCGGTGCCGAGCGCCACGGTTCCAGCGGCTCGGCCATCCTGCGCCGCTTCGTCGAGCTGGCACGCGGACCCGCCGCGGACATCGTGGTCGTCGCGACGGCCAGCGGCGAGCCCGACGTCCTCGAGGCCGAGTACGCCGGCCTCTTCACCCGGCTCGGCGCCGGCCAGGCACGCGGGCTGCGGATCACCACCCGCGCCCAGGCGAACGACCCGGAGACCGTTCACGCCCTCTCCACCGCCACCGGGGTGTTCTTCACCGGCGGCGACCAGGCTCGGATCACCACCGTCATCGGCGGCACCCGTACCGACTCGGCCCTGCAGACCCTCGTGCGCGACGGGACCATCGTGCTGGGCGGCACCAGCGCCGGCGCCGCCATGATGGCCGGCACGATGATCCACGGCGGGGTGGCGCCCGGCATCACCCGCGACGGCGTACGGACCGGTCCCGGGCTGGAGTTCCTGTCCGGCGTGGTGATCGACATGCACTTCGCCGAGCGCGGCCGGCTCAACCGGCTCCTGAGCGCCGTGGCCCTCTATCCGCACGAGCTGGGACTCGGCATCGACGAGGACACCGCGATCCTCGCCGACGGTGACCGCTTCGAGGTGCTCGGCTCCGGCACGGTCACCGTCGTCGACGCCGGCGCGGCCACCGACATCCACGTCCCGGCCTCCGGGCCGATCGCGCTCGCCGGGGCGCGCCTGCACGTACTGCCTGCCGGGAGCAGGTTCGAACTGTCCAGCCGCCGCCCCTCGATCGTCGACGCGGCCGACCGGGAACGGGGATCCGTCCGATGA
- a CDS encoding sigma-70 family RNA polymerase sigma factor — MTVTTELPATIGTTHDAPSARDIEDLVREHMPMVGHLVRELLNRVPGHVHSDDLSSAGFAALLGAARSFDVSRGIPFHRFAAVRIRGALLDELRGQDWASRSVRARARRTAQARQELTAALGRTPTEAEVAEMLGIGVAELAAVEDDVQKAALLSLQGFPTGAAEEMVPELSEGPEDLLLKRERLGYLHQAIQALPERLRMVVTQSFLQEQPLSEVAAELGVTESRISQLRTEALRLLREGLNSSLAPELLTVAAGGPRTRKGCLQRRRSEYFARVAEQGNLHTRLALTDSHGVPIAFAA; from the coding sequence GTGACCGTCACGACCGAACTCCCCGCCACCATCGGCACGACCCACGACGCGCCGTCTGCGCGCGACATCGAGGACCTCGTCCGCGAACACATGCCGATGGTGGGCCACCTGGTCCGGGAGCTGCTCAACCGCGTGCCCGGCCATGTCCACTCCGACGACCTGTCGTCCGCCGGATTCGCCGCGCTCCTCGGTGCCGCGCGCTCCTTCGACGTGAGCCGTGGCATCCCTTTCCACCGGTTCGCCGCCGTGCGGATCCGTGGCGCGCTTCTCGACGAGCTGCGCGGGCAGGACTGGGCCAGCCGCTCAGTGCGGGCCCGGGCCCGCCGGACCGCCCAGGCCCGTCAGGAGCTGACCGCGGCCCTGGGACGCACGCCGACCGAGGCCGAGGTTGCCGAGATGCTGGGCATCGGCGTCGCCGAGCTCGCGGCCGTCGAGGACGACGTGCAGAAGGCGGCGTTGCTGAGCCTGCAGGGATTCCCCACCGGCGCGGCCGAGGAGATGGTGCCGGAGCTCTCCGAAGGACCCGAGGACCTGCTGCTCAAACGGGAGCGCCTGGGCTATCTGCACCAGGCCATCCAGGCCCTGCCGGAGCGGCTGCGCATGGTCGTCACCCAGTCGTTCCTGCAGGAGCAGCCGCTCAGCGAGGTGGCCGCCGAGCTGGGGGTGACCGAGTCCCGGATCTCCCAGTTGCGCACCGAGGCGTTGCGGCTGCTGCGGGAGGGCCTGAACAGTTCCCTGGCGCCGGAGCTGCTGACGGTGGCCGCGGGGGGCCCGCGTACGCGCAAGGGCTGCCTGCAACGCCGCCGCAGCGAGTACTTCGCGCGGGTGGCGGAGCAGGGAAACCTGCACACCCGGTTGGCGCTGACCGACAGTCACGGCGTACCCATCGCCTTCGCCGCCTGA
- a CDS encoding protein kinase domain-containing protein — MSTTDLPGSSLLAGRYRLVERLGAGGMSVVWRGFDEVLGRQVAVKVLPPSTSADPSFRRRLRAEAQAAARLSHPHITNVYDYGEATTVDGEPVPYVVMELVDGESLAAVLARSRRLPWPAAVRVTSEVAAALAAAHARGIVHRDVTPANVMLTPAGAKVVDFGISALIGENDIDPDGSLLGTPAYLAPERLEGGQVSPATDVYAVGLLIYRSLIGQLPWDVGTTTALLRAHQYTEPEPLPPVEGLPAAVSALIARCLEKRPSDRPSSAELAHVLGTVSAGVPAARAFVPEWADNGEDTTILPTAHSYTDVAGRLRAGYTPVADVQAGRGVAAVPGSGDSVAGGSPAGAVGFGAEAAPVQGVLNSAETASQVPAAAVEAVVGAAGHPANHAPAAPIAPQRGGRNSRFGPLPPVAPVSGPAAPPTSGLRSSGLPSSGPLPSGPLSSGPVAPGSPDRPGSGADDHLADSGDDPLDNYGAPGAGPALRPAFHGAPGRPAVCADGAGAPPQAAAGGPPNRQPTGAPGGRVGATQRRRLLVVAGSVALVVGAGAWALGQAAGGSPRGVVAHAVGPQPTHLAGANKCVVSYAVWSDDGGRFKAAVTIANRDVRAIKNWKLWFLMPGDQVVSGNGKLRLDQQSRAVTVQTGKVLSPQATETMQFTGRYKDSNAAPMVFQLDGQTCETFVSPKPGEPSRPVEHLSNGTVRLGPVPSKRSPLPGISINPSGVVVPVPVPPGQQPPGTGTPSGSPPGDNGGPLPGDGDGDGDGNEPPPPSPPSLPGNDPSTGTDDDPDAEPSAPPAIESVPPEDVDQDNPPGSFG, encoded by the coding sequence ATGAGCACGACGGACCTGCCCGGTTCGAGCCTGCTAGCCGGTCGATACCGACTGGTCGAGCGGCTCGGCGCCGGCGGGATGTCAGTGGTGTGGCGAGGCTTCGACGAGGTTCTCGGGCGGCAGGTGGCGGTCAAGGTGCTGCCGCCGTCGACGAGCGCCGATCCCTCCTTCCGGCGCCGGCTGCGGGCGGAGGCCCAGGCCGCCGCGCGCCTGAGCCACCCGCACATCACCAATGTGTACGACTACGGCGAGGCGACCACCGTCGACGGTGAGCCGGTCCCTTACGTCGTCATGGAGCTGGTCGACGGCGAGTCGCTCGCCGCCGTGCTGGCCCGCTCCCGTCGCCTGCCCTGGCCGGCGGCCGTCCGCGTCACCTCCGAGGTGGCCGCGGCGCTGGCCGCGGCGCACGCGCGCGGCATCGTGCACCGCGACGTCACCCCGGCCAACGTCATGCTCACGCCCGCGGGCGCGAAGGTCGTCGACTTCGGCATCTCGGCCCTGATCGGCGAGAACGACATCGACCCGGACGGCAGCCTGCTCGGCACGCCGGCCTACCTCGCGCCCGAGCGGCTCGAGGGCGGCCAGGTCAGCCCGGCCACCGACGTGTACGCGGTCGGCCTGCTGATCTACCGCAGCCTGATCGGCCAGCTCCCGTGGGACGTGGGCACCACGACCGCGCTGCTGCGCGCCCACCAGTACACCGAGCCGGAACCGCTGCCGCCGGTCGAAGGACTACCCGCCGCGGTGTCCGCTCTGATCGCCCGGTGCCTGGAGAAGCGGCCCTCCGACCGCCCGTCCAGCGCCGAACTCGCCCACGTCCTCGGCACGGTCTCGGCCGGCGTGCCCGCGGCCCGCGCGTTCGTGCCGGAGTGGGCCGACAACGGCGAGGACACGACGATCCTGCCGACCGCGCACTCGTACACCGACGTCGCCGGCCGGCTCCGCGCGGGATATACGCCCGTCGCCGACGTGCAGGCGGGGCGCGGCGTCGCCGCCGTTCCCGGCTCCGGCGACTCCGTCGCGGGTGGCTCCCCGGCGGGCGCCGTGGGTTTCGGCGCGGAGGCCGCCCCGGTGCAGGGCGTACTGAATTCCGCGGAGACCGCCTCGCAAGTGCCCGCCGCGGCGGTCGAGGCGGTCGTGGGCGCGGCCGGTCACCCGGCGAACCACGCTCCGGCCGCGCCGATCGCGCCGCAACGCGGCGGTCGCAACAGCCGGTTCGGCCCGCTGCCGCCCGTCGCGCCGGTGAGCGGCCCGGCCGCTCCGCCGACGTCGGGCCTGCGTTCGTCGGGCCTGCCTTCGTCGGGCCCGCTGCCGTCGGGGCCGCTGTCCTCGGGGCCGGTGGCGCCCGGTTCTCCCGACCGTCCCGGCTCCGGCGCGGATGACCATCTCGCCGACTCCGGGGACGACCCCCTGGACAACTACGGTGCTCCCGGTGCCGGGCCGGCCCTTCGCCCTGCCTTCCACGGGGCCCCCGGCCGGCCGGCGGTGTGCGCTGACGGTGCCGGGGCGCCGCCCCAGGCGGCCGCCGGCGGCCCGCCGAACCGGCAGCCCACGGGAGCGCCCGGCGGCCGGGTCGGGGCGACCCAGCGACGCCGGCTCCTCGTCGTGGCGGGCTCCGTGGCGCTGGTGGTCGGCGCCGGTGCGTGGGCGCTGGGCCAGGCGGCCGGCGGCTCGCCCCGGGGCGTGGTGGCCCACGCCGTCGGCCCGCAGCCGACCCACCTCGCCGGCGCCAACAAGTGCGTGGTGAGCTACGCGGTCTGGTCCGACGACGGTGGCCGGTTCAAGGCCGCCGTCACCATCGCCAACCGTGATGTGAGGGCGATCAAGAACTGGAAGCTCTGGTTCCTCATGCCGGGCGACCAGGTGGTTTCCGGCAACGGCAAGCTCCGGCTCGACCAGCAGTCCCGTGCCGTCACCGTGCAGACCGGCAAGGTGCTGAGCCCGCAGGCGACCGAGACCATGCAGTTCACCGGCCGGTACAAGGACAGCAACGCCGCCCCGATGGTGTTCCAGCTCGACGGGCAGACCTGCGAGACCTTCGTGTCGCCGAAGCCCGGCGAGCCGTCCCGGCCGGTCGAGCACCTGAGCAACGGCACGGTGCGGCTCGGGCCGGTGCCGTCGAAGCGGTCGCCGCTGCCGGGCATCTCCATCAACCCGAGCGGCGTGGTCGTCCCGGTCCCGGTGCCGCCCGGGCAGCAGCCTCCGGGCACCGGTACGCCGTCGGGCAGCCCGCCGGGGGACAACGGGGGGCCGCTGCCCGGCGACGGTGACGGCGATGGCGACGGCAATGAGCCGCCGCCGCCCTCCCCGCCCTCCCTGCCGGGGAACGACCCGTCCACGGGAACGGATGATGATCCGGACGCGGAGCCGTCCGCCCCGCCGGCGATCGAATCCGTGCCGCCGGAAGACGTGGACCAGGATAATCCGCCGGGATCATTCGGATAA
- the cphA gene encoding cyanophycin synthetase, which translates to MKILSLRHLRGPNVHLSRPAVVARLRLDELTGRETTDVTGFPERLLRVLPGLAEHHCAAGAPGGFVSRMRGGTYFGHVTEHVLLELSQRIGRDVSFGRTVSTPEPGVYDLIVECPRDESPESTLPERLLEAAVELVTTVAAGATVSAADLSHRLGDLAASAEREATGPSTSAIIAAARRRGIPVERYGDLSLLRLGWGARRRLVWAAMTDRTGGVGIDVAADKLVTRRLLGDAGIPVAPGGAAHGVEEAVRLFTGLGAPVVVKPRRGRQGEHVALNLRSPEEVAAACAAAGADVVVERQLPGRDYRVLVVAGEVVAAAERTAAHVVGDGQHTVAELVARINADPRRGPGHSRALTRITLDDAASAVLARQDCTVDSVPAAGRQVWLRDNANLSTGGTGCDVTDRVHPDVARLCLRVAAVVGLDVAGIDLRLPDIAAPVPPAGDPDEVTAGVIEVNAVPGLRMHLSPVRGRARDVGDAIVRAMFPGGSDGRIPVAAVTGTNGKTSVARMAAHLLAGAGMQVGLTTTDGVSIDGRGVYRGDATGPRSAQMVLGDPGVQAAVLETARGGMLRRGLGYDWSDVGVVTNITADHFGQDGLESIEDVAHVKALVAERVRDGGTLVLNADDPWVRSLADRPRVRADRKRIVWFGADPRQPVIVSHLGRGGMAYLIQDGWLVQATGARRTPLVRVAEVPGTFGGAAPYAAVNALAAIATARALGAPAGVVAERLADFEPRLHNPGRGTVLRLGDVSVFVDYAHNPAAIAAVLRTLERLYGPDRCVAAVTLPGDRRDDLLAASAQVLADSVTRAVLYDDEDHRGREPGEVSALIEREMRGRRPNLRAVRAEGFRAAVGEALRLAAPGDVVLVLYEKLAPMLSHLEELGAVPVDTPPVAGLRHAPVSLAGRGRPGVLDSAAGVS; encoded by the coding sequence ATGAAGATTCTCAGCCTGCGTCACCTCCGGGGCCCCAACGTCCACCTGTCCCGGCCCGCCGTGGTGGCGAGACTGCGCCTCGACGAGCTCACCGGGCGGGAGACCACGGACGTCACAGGCTTTCCCGAGCGGTTGCTGCGGGTGCTGCCGGGGCTGGCCGAGCACCACTGTGCGGCCGGCGCCCCGGGCGGCTTTGTGAGCCGGATGCGCGGTGGGACCTACTTCGGGCACGTTACCGAGCACGTGCTGCTCGAGCTGTCGCAGCGCATCGGGCGGGACGTGAGCTTCGGGCGTACGGTGTCGACTCCGGAGCCGGGCGTCTACGACCTCATCGTGGAGTGCCCGCGCGACGAGTCGCCGGAGTCCACCCTGCCCGAGCGGCTTCTCGAGGCCGCGGTGGAGCTGGTCACGACGGTGGCCGCCGGCGCCACGGTGTCCGCGGCCGACCTCTCCCACCGGCTGGGCGACCTGGCCGCGAGCGCCGAGCGGGAAGCGACCGGCCCGAGCACCTCGGCCATCATCGCGGCCGCCCGACGCCGCGGCATCCCGGTCGAACGGTACGGCGACCTCAGCCTCCTGCGTCTGGGCTGGGGCGCCCGCCGCCGGCTCGTCTGGGCCGCGATGACCGACCGCACCGGCGGCGTCGGCATCGACGTCGCCGCCGACAAGCTGGTGACCCGGCGGTTGCTCGGTGACGCGGGCATCCCGGTCGCCCCCGGCGGTGCGGCGCACGGTGTGGAGGAGGCCGTACGGCTGTTCACCGGCCTCGGCGCCCCGGTCGTCGTCAAGCCGCGCCGGGGCCGGCAGGGCGAGCACGTGGCACTGAACCTGCGCAGCCCCGAGGAGGTCGCGGCGGCCTGCGCGGCGGCCGGCGCGGACGTGGTGGTGGAACGACAGCTTCCCGGCCGGGATTACCGGGTGCTGGTGGTGGCGGGTGAGGTGGTCGCCGCGGCCGAACGGACCGCGGCCCACGTCGTCGGCGACGGGCAGCACACCGTGGCGGAACTGGTCGCGCGGATCAACGCCGACCCGCGGCGAGGCCCGGGGCACTCGCGTGCGCTGACCCGCATCACCCTCGACGACGCCGCGAGCGCCGTACTGGCCCGGCAGGACTGCACCGTCGACTCCGTACCCGCGGCCGGGCGTCAGGTGTGGCTGCGCGACAACGCCAACCTCTCCACGGGCGGCACCGGATGCGATGTCACCGACCGTGTCCATCCCGACGTGGCCCGGCTCTGCCTGCGGGTCGCCGCGGTCGTCGGGCTGGACGTCGCCGGTATCGACCTGCGCCTGCCGGACATCGCCGCGCCCGTGCCGCCCGCCGGCGACCCGGACGAGGTGACGGCGGGCGTCATCGAGGTGAACGCCGTACCTGGGCTGCGCATGCACCTGTCGCCGGTGCGGGGGCGGGCCCGCGACGTGGGCGATGCGATCGTGCGGGCGATGTTCCCGGGCGGCTCCGACGGGCGGATCCCGGTCGCCGCGGTCACCGGCACCAACGGCAAGACGTCAGTGGCGCGGATGGCGGCGCACCTGCTCGCCGGCGCCGGGATGCAGGTCGGGCTGACCACGACCGACGGGGTGAGCATCGACGGGCGCGGGGTCTACCGCGGCGACGCGACGGGGCCGCGCTCGGCCCAGATGGTCCTCGGCGACCCGGGGGTGCAAGCGGCGGTCCTGGAGACCGCGCGCGGCGGCATGCTGCGCCGCGGCCTCGGGTACGACTGGAGCGACGTCGGCGTGGTCACCAACATCACCGCGGACCACTTCGGCCAGGACGGACTGGAGTCGATCGAGGACGTCGCCCACGTCAAGGCGCTGGTGGCCGAGCGGGTCAGGGACGGCGGCACGCTCGTGCTCAACGCCGACGACCCGTGGGTGCGCAGCCTGGCGGACCGGCCCCGGGTACGCGCGGACCGCAAGCGCATCGTCTGGTTCGGCGCCGACCCGCGCCAGCCGGTGATCGTGAGCCACCTCGGCCGTGGCGGGATGGCGTACCTGATCCAGGACGGCTGGCTGGTGCAAGCGACCGGGGCGCGGCGCACGCCGCTGGTGCGGGTCGCGGAGGTGCCCGGCACGTTCGGGGGAGCGGCGCCGTATGCGGCCGTCAACGCCCTGGCCGCGATCGCGACGGCGCGGGCCCTGGGCGCCCCGGCCGGCGTGGTCGCCGAGCGCCTGGCCGACTTCGAGCCGCGCCTGCACAACCCCGGCCGCGGGACCGTGCTGCGCCTCGGCGACGTGAGCGTCTTCGTCGACTACGCGCACAACCCGGCGGCGATCGCGGCGGTGCTGCGTACGCTCGAGCGCCTCTACGGCCCGGACCGCTGCGTCGCGGCGGTGACGCTGCCCGGTGACCGGCGCGACGACCTGCTCGCGGCGTCGGCGCAGGTGCTCGCCGACAGCGTCACGCGGGCGGTCCTCTATGACGACGAGGACCATCGCGGACGGGAGCCGGGGGAGGTGTCGGCGCTGATCGAGCGGGAGATGCGGGGACGGCGGCCGAACCTGCGCGCGGTGCGGGCCGAGGGCTTCCGGGCCGCGGTCGGCGAGGCGCTGCGCCTGGCCGCGCCGGGTGACGTCGTACTCGTGCTCTACGAGAAGCTGGCGCCGATGCTGAGCCACCTCGAGGAACTGGGTGCGGTGCCGGTGGACACCCCGCCGGTCGCCGGACTGCGGCACGCGCCGGTGAGCCTCGCGGGGCGTGGACGACCCGGTGTCCTCGACTCGGCGGCCGGGGTGAGCTGA
- a CDS encoding PaaI family thioesterase has product MTQTQTAERSRTFAWSDPAEHASLLGRRSGLELLQAMSTGELPPPPVMHMIDIVGMDVTEGSVTLHLDPQEFHYNPLGTVHGGVLSTLLDTAAACSVHSTLPAGVGYTSLDLTVKFLRPVTIASGRLTTTGAVLQRGRRTALAEARMTDAAGRLVAHATSSCMLFEADPR; this is encoded by the coding sequence ATGACGCAGACTCAGACCGCAGAACGCTCCCGGACCTTCGCGTGGTCGGATCCGGCCGAACACGCGAGCCTGCTCGGCCGCCGTTCCGGCCTCGAGCTGCTGCAGGCCATGTCCACCGGCGAGCTGCCGCCTCCCCCGGTGATGCACATGATCGACATTGTCGGCATGGACGTGACCGAGGGCAGCGTCACACTCCACCTCGACCCGCAGGAGTTTCACTACAACCCGCTCGGCACGGTGCACGGCGGCGTGCTCTCCACGCTGCTCGACACCGCCGCCGCATGTTCGGTGCACTCCACGCTGCCGGCCGGCGTGGGCTACACCAGCCTGGACCTCACCGTGAAGTTCCTGCGCCCGGTCACGATCGCCTCCGGACGGCTGACGACGACCGGCGCGGTGCTGCAGCGCGGACGGCGCACGGCCCTGGCCGAGGCGCGGATGACCGACGCCGCCGGCCGCCTGGTCGCCCACGCGACCTCTAGCTGCATGCTCTTCGAGGCCGACCCGCGCTGA
- a CDS encoding alanine racemase: MMLDVPDELLDWRAKGFWLPEGEVPARAFAAARHTLFDGSFTWPLLVVRDSAVRANIATMAGYADRHGFSFAPHAKTTMAPSLLQAQLDAGAWALTVATANQALVLRRLGAPRVLIANEVLDPTALRWLSAQAARGWEVIVQVDSPAGVERVADAGGLRVLVELGHAGGRTGCRTVDGVVEVARACAGAPGVTLAGVTAYEGALPDADAVDALLATQVEAVRSIAGLLPAEVVVSAGGSAWFDRVVKAFEGQWLDGHTVRAVLRSGASVTHDDGFYRARTPFGRVPQEGSLTSGLELYAQVLSTPEPGLAIVGMGKRDAPFDEGLPVTEAGEVVRMNDHHTHVRGTSAAVGDVIRFGLSHPCTAFDKWRFIPVADDEDVVVDVLHTYF, from the coding sequence ATGATGCTCGATGTCCCCGACGAGCTCCTCGACTGGCGCGCCAAGGGCTTCTGGCTGCCCGAGGGGGAAGTGCCGGCCCGCGCCTTCGCCGCGGCCCGGCACACCCTTTTCGACGGTTCTTTCACCTGGCCGCTGCTGGTCGTGCGGGATTCCGCCGTACGGGCGAACATCGCCACGATGGCCGGATACGCGGATCGGCACGGCTTCTCCTTCGCCCCGCACGCCAAGACCACCATGGCGCCGAGCCTGCTGCAGGCCCAGCTCGACGCCGGGGCGTGGGCGCTCACCGTGGCCACCGCGAACCAGGCCCTGGTGCTGCGGCGCCTCGGCGCGCCCCGCGTGCTCATCGCCAACGAGGTGCTGGACCCCACCGCGTTGCGCTGGCTGTCGGCGCAGGCGGCGCGCGGCTGGGAGGTGATCGTCCAGGTTGACTCGCCGGCCGGCGTCGAACGGGTGGCCGACGCCGGTGGGCTGCGTGTACTCGTGGAGCTCGGTCATGCGGGTGGGCGCACCGGCTGCCGTACCGTCGACGGGGTTGTGGAGGTCGCGAGAGCCTGCGCCGGTGCGCCCGGGGTGACCCTCGCGGGGGTGACCGCCTACGAGGGCGCGCTGCCGGACGCGGACGCGGTCGACGCGTTGCTGGCCACGCAGGTCGAGGCGGTCCGCTCGATCGCGGGACTGCTGCCCGCCGAGGTGGTCGTTTCCGCCGGCGGCAGCGCCTGGTTCGACCGGGTCGTCAAGGCGTTCGAGGGGCAGTGGCTGGACGGGCACACCGTGCGCGCGGTGCTGCGCAGCGGCGCGTCGGTCACCCATGACGACGGCTTCTACCGCGCGCGTACGCCCTTCGGCCGAGTGCCGCAGGAGGGCTCACTGACGTCGGGGCTGGAGCTGTACGCGCAGGTCTTGTCCACTCCGGAGCCGGGCCTGGCAATCGTCGGCATGGGCAAGCGGGACGCTCCCTTCGACGAGGGACTTCCCGTCACCGAGGCGGGCGAGGTGGTCCGGATGAACGACCACCACACGCACGTACGCGGCACCTCGGCGGCGGTCGGTGACGTGATCCGTTTCGGCCTGTCGCATCCCTGCACGGCGTTCGACAAGTGGCGGTTCATCCCCGTCGCCGACGACGAGGACGTGGTCGTGGACGTGCTGCACACGTACTTCTGA
- a CDS encoding winged helix-turn-helix transcriptional regulator — MTRTTARPEALDWSVEHCTISRAMAVLGEKWTFVVLREVFNGVRRFADMQERTGIPRQVLTNRLASLVEHGVLRREPYQEPGSRVRHEYRLTRKGFDLYPLLVAVKEWGDRYLADADGPPLEMVHRDCGAQVHATLHCSGGHPVTEFRDVVPRPGPGARRR, encoded by the coding sequence ATGACCCGGACCACAGCGCGACCCGAGGCCCTCGACTGGTCCGTGGAGCACTGCACCATTTCCCGCGCGATGGCGGTGCTCGGCGAGAAGTGGACCTTCGTGGTGCTGCGGGAGGTGTTCAACGGCGTACGTCGCTTCGCCGACATGCAGGAACGCACCGGCATCCCCCGGCAGGTCCTGACCAACCGGCTCGCTTCGCTCGTCGAGCACGGCGTGCTGCGCCGGGAGCCCTACCAGGAGCCGGGTTCGCGGGTGCGCCACGAGTACCGGCTCACCCGGAAGGGCTTCGACCTCTATCCGCTGCTGGTCGCGGTCAAGGAGTGGGGCGACCGCTATCTGGCCGACGCCGACGGTCCCCCGCTGGAGATGGTCCACCGCGACTGCGGCGCGCAGGTCCACGCCACGCTGCACTGCTCCGGCGGCCACCCCGTGACGGAGTTCCGTGACGTCGTGCCCCGGCCCGGCCCGGGAGCCCGCCGCCGCTGA